A DNA window from Candidatus Nanopelagicales bacterium contains the following coding sequences:
- a CDS encoding type III pantothenate kinase, protein MLLTIDVGNTNTVLGLFGGPELMESWRIKTDSRATADEMLLIYRGLLEGQPGLTGISLCSTVPAVLHELRLMLDRYFPRVDTVIVEPGVRTGVAVVTDNPREVGADRIVNTLAVFERYGGPAIVVDFGTSTNLDVVSAKGEFLGGALAPGIQISLDALAARAAQLRKVELVRPRSPIGRNTVEALQSGALYGFAGQVDGLVRRITAELGAVEAVVATGGLAEIVVPESESITHHDPYLTLHGLRLVFDRNRD, encoded by the coding sequence ATGCTGCTGACCATCGACGTCGGAAACACCAACACGGTCCTGGGTCTCTTCGGCGGTCCCGAGCTGATGGAGTCGTGGCGTATCAAGACCGACTCGCGAGCCACCGCCGACGAGATGCTCCTGATCTATCGAGGGTTGCTCGAGGGGCAGCCGGGTTTGACCGGGATCTCGTTGTGCTCGACGGTCCCCGCGGTGCTGCACGAGCTGCGCCTGATGCTGGACCGGTACTTCCCGCGAGTCGACACCGTGATCGTGGAACCGGGGGTACGCACGGGGGTTGCGGTGGTGACCGACAACCCGCGGGAAGTCGGCGCCGATCGCATCGTCAACACCCTCGCTGTGTTCGAGCGGTACGGCGGACCGGCGATCGTCGTGGACTTCGGGACCTCCACCAACCTCGACGTCGTCAGCGCGAAGGGGGAATTCCTCGGCGGGGCACTCGCCCCGGGGATTCAGATCTCGTTGGACGCGTTGGCCGCCCGCGCTGCGCAACTGCGCAAAGTCGAACTGGTCCGACCTCGGTCTCCCATCGGCCGAAACACGGTCGAGGCCCTCCAATCCGGTGCGTTGTACGGGTTCGCCGGACAGGTGGACGGCTTGGTTCGTCGCATCACGGCGGAACTCGGTGCGGTCGAGGCGGTCGTGGCGACCGGTGGCCTGGCCGAGATCGTCGTGCCCGAGTCCGAGTCCATCACCCACCACGACCCGTACCTGACGTTGCACGGATTGCGGCTGGTGTTCGACCGCAATCGGGACTGA